One segment of Microbacterium arborescens DNA contains the following:
- the prmC gene encoding peptide chain release factor N(5)-glutamine methyltransferase, with product MSTASLPAPPLTEVLRAATAELEAAFVPTPQVDAELLAAHVLGIGRGELSAAVFRGDAIGSEDAARLAELVARRAAREPLQHLTGVAPFRHLELRVGPGVFVPRPETESVAQIAIDLLRAAAGPEPVAVDLGTGSGAIALALATEVPHARVHAAENSVDAFIWTKENFALVGAPNARLAFIDLEHAFPELDGTVSVLVSNPPYVPDDAIPRDPEVRLWDPPAALYGGPDGLDVVRTLSRVGLRLVHPGGSIVIEHGELQGAAIRGILAADGWSATATHPDLTMRDRTTTAVRS from the coding sequence ATGAGCACCGCGTCCCTCCCTGCACCGCCCCTGACCGAGGTCCTGCGTGCCGCGACCGCCGAGCTCGAGGCCGCCTTCGTGCCGACTCCACAGGTCGATGCCGAGCTCCTCGCCGCGCACGTGCTGGGCATCGGGCGCGGCGAGCTGTCGGCCGCGGTCTTCCGCGGCGATGCGATCGGCTCCGAGGATGCCGCGCGACTGGCCGAACTGGTCGCGCGTCGCGCGGCCCGCGAGCCCCTGCAGCATCTCACCGGGGTCGCGCCCTTCCGTCACCTCGAACTCCGCGTCGGTCCCGGTGTCTTCGTGCCGCGTCCCGAGACGGAGTCGGTCGCCCAGATCGCGATCGACCTGCTGCGCGCGGCCGCCGGCCCCGAGCCCGTCGCGGTCGACCTCGGCACGGGCTCGGGAGCGATCGCCCTGGCGCTGGCGACGGAGGTGCCGCACGCACGGGTGCACGCGGCGGAGAACTCGGTCGACGCCTTCATCTGGACGAAGGAGAACTTCGCCCTCGTGGGTGCGCCGAACGCGCGCCTCGCCTTCATCGACCTCGAGCACGCGTTCCCGGAGCTCGACGGCACCGTGTCGGTGCTCGTCTCCAACCCGCCCTACGTGCCCGATGACGCCATTCCACGCGACCCCGAGGTGCGACTGTGGGACCCGCCGGCGGCGCTGTACGGCGGCCCCGACGGGTTGGACGTCGTCCGCACCCTCTCACGCGTCGGGCTCCGCCTGGTGCACCCGGGGGGCAGCATCGTCATCGAGCACGGCGAGCTGCAGGGGGCCGCCATCCGCGGCATCCTCGCCGCCGACGGATGGTCTGCGACCGCCACGCATCCCGACCTCACGATGCGCGACCGCACCACGACGGCCGTCCGCTCCTGA
- the atpB gene encoding F0F1 ATP synthase subunit A codes for MTQATTIVAAAASDNEFHPPSISDFFPPALLFEGTPFEFTRISMVQVIATVALVIFLVVGTRRLSVVPGRFQSVVEFGFGFVRDQVVYQVLGEKDGRRFLPLLTAMFFTILFMNLTGVIPGMNIAGTSVAGAPLVFALVAYVMFIYAGIRKHGVGHFLKNSLVPSGVPVYLLPIIALVELISTFIARPVSLFLRLLLNMMVGHLMLVLFFAATQFFLLGLNAFTPLAAGTLAMGFAFTLFEIFVSILQAYVFTILTAVYIQLAVAEEH; via the coding sequence TTGACTCAAGCGACGACGATTGTCGCAGCGGCGGCATCGGACAACGAGTTCCACCCGCCGTCCATCTCCGACTTCTTCCCGCCGGCTCTGCTGTTCGAAGGCACGCCCTTCGAATTCACCCGGATCAGCATGGTCCAGGTCATCGCGACCGTGGCGCTGGTGATCTTCCTGGTGGTCGGCACGCGCCGCCTCTCAGTGGTCCCCGGCCGGTTCCAGAGCGTGGTCGAGTTCGGCTTCGGCTTCGTCCGCGACCAGGTCGTGTACCAGGTCCTGGGCGAGAAGGACGGCCGCCGCTTCCTCCCGCTGCTGACCGCGATGTTCTTCACGATCCTGTTCATGAACCTGACGGGCGTCATCCCCGGCATGAACATCGCAGGAACCTCGGTGGCCGGTGCGCCGCTGGTGTTCGCGCTCGTGGCGTACGTCATGTTCATCTACGCGGGCATCCGCAAGCACGGGGTCGGACACTTCCTCAAGAACTCGCTCGTCCCCAGCGGCGTGCCGGTCTACCTGCTGCCGATCATCGCGCTCGTCGAGCTCATCTCGACCTTCATCGCGCGCCCGGTGTCGCTGTTCCTGCGACTTCTCCTGAACATGATGGTCGGCCACCTCATGCTCGTGCTGTTCTTCGCGGCGACCCAGTTCTTCCTGCTGGGCCTCAACGCCTTCACGCCGCTCGCGGCGGGCACGCTCGCGATGGGCTTCGCCTTCACCCTCTTCGAGATCTTCGTCTCGATCCTCCAGGCCTACGTCTTCACGATCCTCACCGCGGTCTACATCCAGCTCGCGGTCGCGGAAGAGCACTGA
- the thrB gene encoding homoserine kinase codes for MTRSVQVRVPATSANLGPGFDTLGLALSVYDELIVTELPGPGLEITVSGEGAADVPTDASHLVVRAMAYAYEAFGRTMPGVRLEAVNAIPHGRGMGSSGAAVVSGLLAAKGLLAGDVEIGADALLRLATELEGHPDNVAPALFGGLTIAWVDEHGPQHKKLLVHRGVAPLVFVPDFTMSTSVARGFDPLQVTREDAIFNLSRSALLVAALTQSPDLLLAATEDKLHQSYRAQAMVETDKLVRALRAEGFAAVVSGAGPSVLVLADGPGQRLAAVEVAARTTDTPWDARMLAVDVRGGMVRDHTEGSTPL; via the coding sequence ATGACCCGCTCGGTCCAGGTGCGCGTCCCCGCGACCAGCGCCAATCTCGGTCCCGGCTTCGACACCCTGGGGCTCGCGCTCAGCGTCTACGACGAGCTGATCGTCACCGAGCTGCCCGGCCCCGGCCTCGAGATCACCGTCTCGGGCGAGGGGGCCGCCGACGTCCCGACCGACGCGTCGCACCTCGTGGTGCGGGCGATGGCCTACGCCTACGAGGCGTTCGGGCGGACCATGCCCGGCGTGCGTCTCGAGGCGGTCAACGCGATTCCGCACGGGCGCGGGATGGGATCGTCGGGCGCCGCGGTCGTGTCCGGATTGCTGGCGGCGAAGGGGCTCCTCGCGGGCGACGTGGAGATCGGCGCCGACGCGCTGCTCCGACTCGCCACCGAGCTCGAGGGCCACCCCGACAACGTCGCGCCCGCTCTGTTCGGCGGCCTCACCATCGCGTGGGTCGACGAGCACGGGCCGCAGCACAAGAAGCTGCTCGTCCACCGCGGTGTCGCGCCGCTGGTGTTCGTACCCGACTTCACGATGTCGACGTCGGTCGCGCGCGGGTTCGACCCGTTGCAGGTCACGCGCGAGGACGCGATCTTCAATCTCTCGCGGTCGGCGCTGCTGGTCGCGGCCCTCACGCAGAGCCCCGACCTGCTGCTGGCCGCCACCGAAGACAAACTCCATCAGTCGTACCGCGCCCAGGCGATGGTCGAGACCGACAAACTCGTCCGTGCCCTGCGCGCCGAAGGCTTCGCGGCGGTCGTGTCGGGCGCCGGCCCCAGCGTGCTCGTGCTCGCAGACGGTCCGGGCCAGCGTCTGGCAGCCGTCGAGGTCGCCGCGCGTACCACAGACACCCCGTGGGATGCACGGATGCTGGCGGTCGATGTACGCGGTGGTATGGTGAGGGACCATACGGAGGGTTCCACACCCTTGTGA
- a CDS encoding F0F1 ATP synthase subunit B — MLNALVTLAAEEGSNQVPILPAVYDIIWSAVCFLVIIFVVVRYAMPRLNTVLDARSAAIEGNIAKADEAQRKAEAALEEYTAQLAEARKEAGEIRDAAREDGRKIVSEAKQNASAEAERLTAAAHTQIEAERQAAAVSLRSEVGTLALDLAGGVIGETLSDDQKAQAVVDRFLSELEASEKASN; from the coding sequence ATGCTGAACGCTCTTGTCACGCTTGCGGCCGAGGAGGGATCCAACCAGGTCCCCATCCTCCCGGCGGTCTACGACATCATCTGGTCGGCTGTCTGCTTCCTCGTCATCATCTTCGTGGTGGTGCGCTACGCGATGCCGCGCCTGAACACGGTGCTCGACGCGCGCAGCGCGGCCATCGAGGGCAACATCGCCAAGGCCGATGAAGCCCAGCGCAAGGCCGAGGCGGCGCTCGAGGAGTACACCGCTCAGCTGGCCGAGGCCCGCAAGGAAGCCGGCGAGATCCGCGACGCCGCTCGCGAGGACGGTCGCAAGATCGTCAGCGAGGCGAAGCAGAACGCTTCGGCCGAGGCCGAACGCCTCACCGCAGCCGCGCACACGCAGATCGAGGCCGAGCGCCAGGCGGCCGCCGTATCGCTGCGCAGCGAGGTCGGCACGCTGGCTCTCGACCTCGCCGGCGGCGTCATCGGCGAGACCCTGTCCGACGACCAGAAGGCTCAGGCTGTCGTCGACCGCTTCCTCAGCGAGCTCGAGGCCTCAGAGAAGGCGTCGAACTGA
- the atpE gene encoding ATP synthase F0 subunit C, with amino-acid sequence MDATTVLAQVTGNIATVGYGLAAIGPAIGLGIMIGKTIESTARQPELAGRLQSTMFIGVAFIEILALIGIVTPFIFNAL; translated from the coding sequence GTGGACGCAACGACGGTTCTCGCCCAGGTCACCGGCAACATCGCGACCGTGGGTTACGGCCTCGCGGCCATCGGCCCGGCCATCGGCCTCGGCATCATGATCGGCAAGACCATCGAGTCGACCGCCCGTCAGCCCGAGCTCGCCGGCCGCCTGCAGAGCACCATGTTCATCGGTGTCGCGTTCATCGAGATCCTCGCGCTGATCGGCATCGTCACGCCGTTCATCTTCAACGCGCTCTGA
- the cysK gene encoding cysteine synthase A codes for MSDPVTHGIHPDITTAYGNTPLVRLNRVSEGLPGTVLAKLEFYNPASSVKDRLGIAIVDAAEKAGALQPGGTIVEGTSGNTGIALAMVGAARGYRVILTMPSSMSMERRLLLKAYGAELVLTDPSLGMKGAVSEAEKIAAETPGAVLAKQFANEANPDIHRRTTAEEILRDTDGQVGYFVAGIGTGGTITGVGQVLKERVADVKVVAVEPKDSPLLTEGKPGPHKIQGIGPNFIPPILDQGVIDEVQDVTFDDAIRVAREVAQKEGILVGISSGAAVWAALQVAARPESEGKNIVVIIPSFGERYLSTPLFEDLRED; via the coding sequence ATGTCCGACCCGGTCACCCACGGCATCCATCCCGACATCACCACCGCGTACGGCAACACGCCTCTCGTGCGATTGAACCGCGTCAGCGAGGGTCTGCCGGGCACCGTGCTCGCCAAGCTCGAGTTCTACAACCCCGCGTCGTCCGTGAAGGACCGTCTCGGCATCGCCATCGTCGACGCCGCCGAGAAGGCCGGCGCCCTCCAGCCCGGCGGCACGATCGTCGAAGGCACCAGCGGCAACACCGGGATCGCTCTGGCGATGGTCGGTGCAGCGCGCGGATACCGCGTCATCCTCACCATGCCCTCGTCGATGTCGATGGAGCGCCGCCTGCTGCTCAAGGCATACGGCGCCGAGCTCGTGCTGACCGACCCCTCGCTGGGCATGAAGGGCGCCGTGTCCGAGGCGGAGAAGATCGCCGCCGAGACTCCCGGCGCCGTTCTGGCGAAGCAGTTCGCCAACGAAGCCAACCCCGACATCCACCGTCGCACGACCGCCGAGGAGATCCTCCGCGACACCGATGGCCAGGTCGGCTACTTCGTCGCCGGCATCGGCACGGGCGGCACGATCACGGGGGTCGGTCAGGTGCTGAAGGAACGCGTCGCCGATGTGAAGGTCGTCGCGGTCGAGCCGAAGGACTCCCCCCTGCTGACCGAGGGCAAGCCCGGACCCCACAAGATCCAGGGCATCGGGCCGAACTTCATTCCGCCGATCCTCGATCAGGGCGTCATCGACGAGGTGCAGGACGTCACGTTCGACGACGCGATCCGCGTCGCGCGCGAGGTGGCGCAGAAGGAGGGCATCCTCGTCGGGATCTCGTCGGGAGCGGCCGTCTGGGCCGCACTCCAGGTGGCGGCACGCCCCGAATCCGAGGGCAAGAACATCGTCGTGATCATCCCTTCGTTCGGAGAGCGCTACCTGTCGACCCCGCTGTTCGAGGACCTGCGCGAAGACTGA
- a CDS encoding L-threonylcarbamoyladenylate synthase, whose protein sequence is MSPVFDCRDETQVLPGMRQARQAIGRGDLIVLPTDTVYGVAADAFSAAAVTKLLAAKGRGRQSPPPVLVAGIATMRALVAEVPEPVERLVEAFWPGGLTIVLPAQPSLSWDLGETRGTVAVRMPADRFALELLEECGPLAVSSANLTKMNAAVTIDDAIRMLGDSVSVYLDGGPAATGVASTIVDATTLVGSDPAPVRVLREGAVSREALRDVLDDLLEPDPEPEHAEAANRTPMEPGSGGGTGETAGGSVA, encoded by the coding sequence ATGTCTCCCGTTTTCGACTGCCGCGACGAGACCCAGGTCCTCCCCGGCATGCGCCAGGCGCGCCAGGCCATCGGTCGCGGCGATCTCATCGTCCTGCCCACCGACACCGTCTACGGTGTCGCCGCCGACGCCTTCAGCGCCGCGGCCGTCACCAAGCTGCTCGCCGCGAAGGGGCGGGGTCGCCAGTCGCCGCCCCCGGTGCTGGTCGCCGGCATCGCGACGATGCGCGCGCTCGTGGCCGAGGTGCCCGAGCCCGTCGAGCGGCTCGTCGAAGCGTTCTGGCCGGGAGGTCTGACGATCGTCCTGCCCGCGCAACCTTCACTGTCGTGGGACCTGGGCGAGACCCGGGGAACCGTCGCGGTGCGCATGCCCGCCGACAGGTTCGCCCTCGAGCTCTTGGAGGAGTGCGGGCCCCTGGCGGTCTCGAGCGCCAATCTCACGAAGATGAACGCTGCCGTCACGATCGACGACGCGATACGGATGCTGGGCGACAGTGTCTCGGTCTACCTCGACGGCGGCCCTGCCGCGACCGGTGTGGCCTCGACGATCGTCGACGCGACGACCTTGGTGGGCTCAGACCCTGCCCCGGTGCGCGTACTCCGCGAGGGTGCCGTCAGCCGCGAGGCACTGCGCGACGTGCTCGACGACCTGCTCGAACCCGACCCCGAGCCCGAGCACGCCGAGGCGGCGAACCGCACCCCCATGGAGCCCGGCTCCGGGGGCGGCACCGGCGAGACCGCCGGCGGCAGCGTCGCGTGA
- the rho gene encoding transcription termination factor Rho — protein sequence MESNSENLTIDETVDAPNEETPAQPDAVVETPAEDVPAEEASPEVAPAAEEAAAPAVVAEPEEKPAKAPRKRAPRRAKSTDVAPAAADETPAVAEAPAETPVTDAPTSTDAGAEPAAEAVSADVAAAADESAPAAADAAVDEPADAEPAEAPKKPARGRGRGRNAKKDAEAEATPSPDAAAEPGDAPAADSAAETPAEQAPETDASSDESSKSDSGEGDGESSGRSRSRSRNRNRNRNKDNAQGNPGQAGQNQGGNQNQGGNQNQAGNNGPDDDDASGQNGRGRQRNKRRGQGGGGDEFETEINEDDILIPIAGVLDVLDNYAFVRTTGYLPGTQDVYVSLGQVKKYNLRKGDAVVGAIKQPREGEQSSRQKYNALVKVDSINGLSVEDAADRVEFGKLTPLYPQERLRLETGPEKLTQRIIDLVAPIGKGQRGLIVAPPKAGKTIVLQQIAGAIAQNNPEVHLMVVLVDERPEEVTDMQRTVKGEVIASTFDRPAEDHTTVAELAIERAKRLVELGRDVVVLLDSITRLGRAYNLSAPTSGRVLTGGVDASALYPPKRFFGAARNIENGGSLTILATALVETGSKMDEVIFEEFKGTGNSELRLSRQLADKRIFPAVDVNASSTRREEMLLSSDEVKITWKLRRALAGLDQQHALGVILDKLKETQSNVEFLVQMQKSIPAPTTHSGGHDNSIR from the coding sequence GTGGAGTCCAACTCCGAGAACCTGACGATCGACGAGACTGTCGACGCACCGAACGAAGAGACGCCTGCGCAGCCGGATGCCGTCGTCGAGACCCCCGCCGAGGACGTGCCCGCCGAGGAGGCCTCGCCCGAGGTCGCCCCCGCTGCGGAGGAGGCTGCCGCGCCTGCCGTCGTGGCCGAGCCCGAGGAGAAGCCCGCGAAGGCTCCGCGCAAGCGTGCGCCCCGCCGGGCCAAGAGCACGGATGTCGCGCCCGCCGCCGCCGACGAGACCCCGGCTGTCGCCGAGGCTCCTGCCGAGACGCCGGTCACCGATGCGCCGACGAGCACGGATGCGGGCGCCGAGCCTGCTGCTGAGGCGGTTTCGGCCGACGTCGCGGCTGCTGCTGACGAGAGCGCACCCGCTGCCGCTGACGCGGCTGTTGATGAGCCCGCCGATGCCGAGCCCGCCGAGGCACCGAAGAAGCCGGCCCGCGGCCGTGGGCGCGGCCGCAACGCGAAGAAGGATGCCGAGGCCGAGGCCACCCCGAGCCCCGACGCCGCGGCCGAGCCCGGCGACGCTCCGGCGGCCGACAGCGCCGCCGAGACTCCGGCAGAGCAGGCGCCGGAGACGGACGCCTCGTCCGACGAGTCGTCGAAGTCCGACTCCGGTGAGGGCGACGGCGAGTCGTCCGGTCGCTCGCGGAGCCGTTCACGCAACCGCAACCGCAACCGCAACAAGGACAACGCCCAGGGCAACCCGGGCCAGGCCGGCCAGAACCAGGGCGGCAACCAGAACCAGGGCGGCAACCAGAACCAGGCCGGCAACAACGGCCCCGACGACGATGACGCCTCGGGCCAGAACGGCCGTGGCCGCCAGCGCAACAAGCGCCGCGGTCAGGGCGGCGGTGGCGACGAGTTCGAGACCGAGATCAACGAGGACGACATCCTCATCCCGATCGCCGGTGTGCTCGATGTCCTCGACAACTACGCGTTCGTCCGCACGACCGGCTACCTGCCGGGTACTCAGGACGTCTACGTCTCGCTCGGACAGGTCAAGAAGTACAACCTGCGCAAGGGCGACGCCGTCGTCGGCGCGATCAAGCAGCCGCGTGAGGGCGAGCAGTCGAGCCGCCAGAAGTACAACGCGCTCGTCAAGGTCGACTCCATCAACGGCCTGTCGGTCGAGGACGCCGCCGACCGCGTCGAGTTCGGCAAGCTCACGCCGCTGTACCCGCAGGAGCGTCTGCGCCTCGAGACCGGCCCCGAGAAGCTGACCCAGCGGATCATCGATCTCGTGGCTCCGATCGGAAAGGGACAGCGCGGTCTCATCGTCGCGCCGCCCAAGGCCGGCAAGACGATCGTGCTGCAGCAGATCGCGGGCGCGATCGCGCAGAACAACCCCGAGGTCCACCTCATGGTCGTGCTCGTCGACGAGCGGCCCGAAGAGGTCACCGACATGCAGCGCACCGTCAAGGGCGAGGTCATCGCCTCGACCTTCGACCGTCCCGCAGAGGACCACACGACGGTCGCCGAGCTCGCGATCGAGCGTGCCAAGCGTCTGGTCGAGCTCGGCCGCGACGTCGTCGTGCTGCTCGACTCGATCACGCGCCTCGGCCGCGCGTACAACCTGTCGGCCCCGACGTCGGGCCGTGTCCTCACCGGTGGCGTCGACGCGTCGGCGCTGTACCCGCCGAAGCGCTTCTTCGGTGCGGCACGCAACATCGAGAACGGCGGCTCGCTGACGATCCTCGCCACGGCGCTGGTCGAGACCGGTTCCAAGATGGACGAGGTCATCTTCGAGGAGTTCAAGGGCACGGGCAACAGCGAGCTGCGCCTGTCGCGTCAGCTGGCCGACAAGCGCATCTTCCCCGCCGTCGATGTCAACGCTTCCTCGACGCGTCGTGAAGAGATGCTGCTCTCCTCCGACGAGGTCAAGATCACGTGGAAGCTGCGTCGCGCCCTCGCCGGCCTCGACCAGCAGCACGCGCTCGGCGTCATCCTCGACAAGCTCAAGGAGACGCAGTCCAACGTCGAGTTCCTCGTTCAGATGCAGAAGTCGATCCCGGCGCCGACCACGCACTCCGGCGGGCACGACAACAGCATCCGCTGA
- the prfA gene encoding peptide chain release factor 1, protein MFESVRGLLDEHRAVQEELSDPAVHADAARAKRVNRRYAELSRIVAAHDAWVAASDDLAAARELAREDDAFAAEVPALEEGLREAQERLRRLLIPRDPDDARDVIMEIKQGEGGAESALFAADLLRMYMQYAASRGWKTELLERNESDLGGYKDVQVAIKGSSTDPSQGVWAHLKYEGGVHRVQRVPATESQGRIHTSTTGVLVFPEVDEPEEITIDPNDLKIDVFRSSGPGGQSVNTTDSAVRITHVPTGIVVSMQNEKSQLQNREAGMRVLRARLLAKQQEERDAAASDARRSQIRGMDRSERIRTYNFPENRIADHRTGYKAYNLDQVMDGALAPVIESCIAADEEARLAALADD, encoded by the coding sequence GTGTTCGAGTCGGTCCGAGGGCTGCTCGACGAGCACCGCGCGGTTCAGGAGGAGCTCTCCGACCCCGCGGTGCACGCCGACGCCGCGCGCGCCAAGCGCGTGAACCGGCGCTACGCCGAACTGTCGCGGATCGTCGCGGCCCACGATGCGTGGGTCGCGGCATCCGACGACCTCGCTGCGGCGCGTGAACTCGCCCGCGAGGACGACGCGTTCGCGGCGGAGGTCCCGGCTCTCGAGGAGGGGCTGCGTGAGGCGCAGGAGCGGCTCCGGCGCCTGCTCATCCCGCGTGACCCCGACGACGCCCGCGACGTCATCATGGAGATCAAGCAGGGTGAGGGGGGAGCGGAGTCCGCTCTCTTCGCCGCCGATCTGCTGCGGATGTACATGCAGTACGCCGCGTCGCGCGGGTGGAAGACCGAACTGCTCGAACGCAACGAGTCCGACCTCGGCGGCTACAAAGACGTGCAGGTCGCGATCAAGGGATCGTCGACCGACCCTTCACAGGGCGTGTGGGCGCACCTCAAGTACGAGGGCGGGGTGCACCGCGTGCAGCGCGTGCCCGCGACCGAGTCGCAGGGCCGCATCCACACCTCCACGACGGGCGTGCTCGTGTTCCCCGAGGTCGACGAGCCCGAAGAGATCACGATCGATCCGAACGACCTGAAGATCGACGTCTTCCGTTCGTCCGGGCCGGGTGGACAGTCGGTCAACACGACCGACTCCGCCGTGCGGATCACGCATGTGCCGACGGGCATCGTCGTCTCGATGCAGAACGAGAAGAGCCAGCTGCAGAACCGTGAGGCCGGCATGCGCGTGCTTCGGGCCCGCCTGCTCGCGAAGCAGCAGGAGGAGCGGGATGCCGCGGCATCCGACGCCCGCCGTTCGCAGATCCGGGGCATGGACCGCTCCGAGCGCATCCGCACGTACAACTTCCCCGAGAACCGCATCGCCGACCATCGGACGGGCTACAAGGCATACAACCTCGATCAGGTGATGGACGGCGCCCTCGCGCCGGTCATCGAGAGCTGTATCGCCGCCGACGAAGAGGCGCGCCTAGCCGCTCTGGCCGACGACTGA
- a CDS encoding MraY family glycosyltransferase: MRLYLATFVVTALVTFGLTWLVLKVSLRYKLYPEIRDRDVHRTPTPRLGGVGMFLGATAVILASSQIPFFAIFWAKPEPIWAILAATALIVVVGVADDLWDLDWLIKLGAQFAAAAIVVGFGGVQMYTIPLGGQTVVSSAASFTITVFSIVVVMNAVNFIDGLDGLVAGVALIANGVFFTYTYLLGRDFGASSYANLASFLAVVLLGVCAGFLPLNWNPAKLFMGDSGALMIGLLMSCSAILVTGTLVPATGDNDVFGRSQLLGAFIPILLPVVVVLLPLLDFGMAVIRRMSRGKSPFSPDRKHLHHRMLDMGHSDRDAVLVFYAWTTVVSLSVLLMYIGTTAAWPGDYLFGLGFLVLGVAACLVVTFIPARPQRPTTLVKEPSS, translated from the coding sequence GTGAGGCTCTACCTGGCCACCTTCGTGGTCACGGCCCTCGTCACCTTCGGGTTGACGTGGCTCGTCCTCAAGGTGAGTCTGCGGTACAAGCTCTACCCCGAGATCCGCGACCGCGACGTCCACCGGACGCCGACGCCGAGACTCGGCGGCGTCGGGATGTTCCTCGGTGCCACCGCGGTCATCCTGGCCTCGTCGCAGATCCCGTTCTTCGCGATCTTCTGGGCCAAGCCCGAACCGATCTGGGCCATCCTCGCGGCGACCGCGCTCATCGTCGTCGTCGGCGTCGCTGACGATCTGTGGGACCTCGACTGGCTCATCAAGCTCGGTGCGCAGTTCGCCGCCGCGGCCATCGTCGTGGGTTTCGGGGGAGTGCAGATGTACACGATCCCGCTCGGGGGCCAGACGGTGGTCTCGAGCGCCGCGAGCTTCACGATCACGGTGTTCTCGATCGTCGTGGTGATGAACGCCGTCAACTTCATCGACGGCCTCGACGGCCTCGTGGCGGGGGTGGCCCTGATCGCGAACGGCGTGTTCTTCACGTACACCTATCTGCTCGGGCGCGACTTCGGCGCGAGCAGCTACGCGAACCTGGCATCCTTCCTGGCCGTCGTCCTCCTCGGGGTCTGCGCCGGCTTCCTGCCGCTGAACTGGAACCCCGCGAAGCTGTTCATGGGCGACTCGGGAGCCCTCATGATCGGGCTGCTCATGAGCTGCTCGGCGATCCTCGTGACCGGCACCCTCGTCCCGGCCACGGGAGACAACGACGTGTTCGGCCGCTCGCAGCTGCTGGGTGCGTTCATCCCGATCCTGCTGCCGGTCGTCGTCGTCCTCCTGCCGCTGCTCGACTTCGGCATGGCGGTGATCCGCCGCATGTCCCGCGGTAAGTCGCCGTTCTCGCCCGACCGCAAGCACCTGCACCACCGCATGCTCGACATGGGCCACAGCGATCGCGACGCCGTCCTCGTCTTCTATGCCTGGACGACGGTCGTGAGCCTCTCGGTGCTGCTGATGTACATCGGCACGACCGCGGCCTGGCCCGGCGACTACCTCTTCGGACTCGGCTTCCTCGTGCTCGGCGTCGCCGCGTGCCTCGTCGTGACCTTCATCCCCGCGCGCCCTCAGCGCCCGACCACCCTCGTGAAAGAGCCCTCCTCGTGA
- the epsC gene encoding serine O-acetyltransferase EpsC: protein MGTLRARIREDLAAAKLRDPAARSGLEIALLYPGLHAVWSYRIMHRLWLRRARFLARAGSQLTRWLTGIEIHPGARIGRRFFIDHGMGVVIGETAVIGDDVMLYHGVTLGGRTRHAGKRHPTLEDGVAVGAGAKILGPITIGAGSVVGANAVVTKDAPADSVLVGVPARPRARREGEDTRAVLTAPEYHI from the coding sequence ATGGGAACGCTCCGCGCACGCATCCGCGAGGATCTGGCCGCCGCGAAGCTCCGCGACCCCGCGGCTCGCAGCGGCCTGGAGATCGCGTTGCTGTACCCGGGGCTGCACGCGGTCTGGTCGTACCGCATCATGCACAGGCTGTGGCTCCGGCGTGCGCGGTTCCTCGCGCGCGCCGGGTCGCAGCTGACCCGCTGGCTCACGGGCATCGAGATCCACCCGGGAGCGCGGATCGGCCGGCGGTTCTTCATCGACCACGGCATGGGCGTCGTGATCGGCGAGACCGCCGTCATCGGCGACGACGTCATGCTGTACCACGGCGTGACGCTCGGCGGCCGCACCCGTCACGCCGGCAAGCGGCATCCCACTCTCGAAGACGGGGTCGCGGTCGGCGCCGGCGCGAAGATCCTGGGTCCGATCACGATCGGCGCCGGCAGCGTCGTCGGCGCCAACGCCGTGGTCACCAAGGATGCGCCCGCCGACTCGGTGCTGGTCGGTGTCCCCGCCCGGCCGCGTGCCCGCCGCGAGGGCGAGGACACCCGCGCGGTGCTCACCGCTCCCGAGTACCACATCTGA